Proteins encoded in a region of the Oscarella lobularis chromosome 17, ooOscLobu1.1, whole genome shotgun sequence genome:
- the LOC136197511 gene encoding uncharacterized protein, producing MAPMWRSLFLLVSSVLATSSSLDVDTRLAIVPNRIGNPDVYFVIARRNDGRVISCQSSVKGGTSSPWDSLQALPNGTASSNPVAVAVPSTNATRIFVRSTSGLVFTAVQTTVSGAFSSWSQVGNPVPSSKASSDGVVATIAARNRITVFARSVKADGTSKLYWSVSSDGESWSDWRVVGGDKESLKTDATVERNTFVDRLEAFAVMSDGHLYHTWQTSDTSWHDWDKLWLIQPSFTSVPIVTRRGGETTFNGILEVFIRGDSDGVLYHIWQTTCDKVQNPWGPCTWGAYSKINDRQPVPADKNNPNPLTVAKNIHESNEVFSVDEKGQLWHVYQVEQGGSWKEWKKLHDQSGSSVTFSSMATIVLDSFKWWRAYGLNSSLSLVTYQQPHSFALSPSASVPSGKNVTVSWSVPEDEATNQDWIGVYPPGSDNYDYLDFVYVNGGQNPKYNPVPKGSAILSSVLPNGTYNYRYLVNKKYLDVMSGSLTVYGAKEDVEWVQLYRGLAIGLGVEAKNLSDCVKDGNDTFETFRAAFIAFEDRDVVKGLELIGQGLNDLKIALKACEETAIAEALEKFIEDLIQCTEGSCTAFLIDIVDGALSILYERFYEIYGDIRGASNAAKFGAYVQEGICIGRVTAACIEPPS from the exons aTGGCTCCAATGTGGCGTTCTCtgtttcttctcgtttcttcTGTTCTCGCGACGTCCTCGtcactcgacgtcgacacgcGACTGGCTATCGTGCCCAATCGAATCGGAAACCCCGACGTGTACTTCGTCAtcgctcgacgaaacgacggtcgCGTCATCTCGTGCCAATCATCGGTGAAAGGCGGCACTTCGTCTCCATG GGATTCTCTCCAGGCGCTTCCCAACGGgacagcgtcgtcgaatccggttgccgtcgccgttccgtcgacgaatgccaCGCGGATATTCGTACGATCGACTAGCGGCCTCGTCTTTACCGCCGTTCAGACGACAGTTTCCGGCGCGTTTTCCTCTTGGTCTCAAGTCGGAAATCCTGTGCCGTCGTCTAAGGCGTCgtccgacggcgtcgtcgcgacaaTCGCCGCTCGCAATCGAATTACCGTTTTTGCACGATCCGTCAAGGCTGATGGAACGTCGAAGCTGTACTGGAGCGTGTCGTCGGATGGAGAATCTTGGTCGGATTGGAGAGTCGTCGGCGGGGATAAGGAGTCGTTGAAAACGGATGCGACGGTGGAAAGGAATACGTTTGTAGAT AGGCTTGAAGCGTTTGCTGTTATGTCAGATGGTCATCTCTATCACACGTGGCAGACAA GTGATACTTCGTGGCACGATTGGGACAAGTTGTGGCTCATTCAGCCTTCTTTCACTTCTGTTCCTATTGTCACTCGTCgtggcggcgaaacgacgttcaACGGGATCCTCGAAGTGTTCATTCGCGGCGATTCCGACGGAGTGCTCTATCACATTTGGCAGACAACGTGCGATAAGGTCCAAAACCCGTGGGGACCGTGCACCTGGGGCGCCTATTCGAAAATCAACGACCGTCAGCCCGTTCCCGCTGATAAAAACAATCCTAATCCGTTGACCGTGGCAAAGAATATCCATGAATCCAATGAG gtATTCTCTGTGGACGAAAAAGGCCAACTGTGGCACGTTTATCAAGTGGAACAGGGTGGTAGCTGGAAGGAGTGGAAAAAGCTCCATGACCAGTCCGGAAGTTCGGTTACATTTTCCTCAATGGCAACCATAGTATTAGACAGTTTTAAATGGTGGAGAGCCTATGGG CTAAATTCGAGTTTGAGTCTAGTCACATATCAACAGCCCCACTCATTTGCCTTGTCGCCGTCAGCGTCTGTGCCGTCTGGAAAGAACGTGACCGTTTCGTGGTCAGTACCAGAAGATGAAGCGACGAACCAAGACTGGATAG GAGTCTATCCGCCCGGTTCTGATAATTACGACTATCTGGATTTCGTCTATGTCAACGGTGGCCAAAATCCAAAATATAATCCAGTTCCAAAGGGCAGTGCCATCCTATCATCTGTCCTTCCCAATGGAACGTACAACTATAGATATCT GGTTAACAAGAAATATCTTGACGTCATGTCCGGTTCGTTGACCGTCTACGGCGCAAAGGAGGACGTCGAGTGGGTGCAGCTCTATCGCGGTCTCGCAATTGGGCTTggcgtcgaagcgaaaaaCCTATCGGATTGCGTCAAGGACGGCAACGACacgttcgaaacgtttcgcgCCGCTTTTATTGCCTTCGAagatcgcgacgtcgtcaagggCTTGGAGCTGATTGGACAGGGGCTCaacgatttgaaaatcgCTTTGAAGGCATGCGAAGAAACGGCGATTGCCGAAGCGCTCGAAAAATTCATTGAGGATTTGATTCAATGCACGGAAG GGAGTTGTACTgcttttttgattgatatCGTGGATGGGGCCCTGAGCATTTTGTACGAGCGTTTCTATGAAATTTACGGCGACATACGCGGCGCAAGCAACGCGGCAAAATTCGGGGCTTACGTACAAG aGGGGATTTGCATTGGTCGCGTCACTGCAGCCTGCATTGAACCGCCCagttaa
- the LOC136197513 gene encoding protein rolling stone-like isoform X3, with translation MSRICSSLREELRCRNFLMHDYPRPSHFAKSHWDKKKFAQYAYVIYKALISIDLFIWCVWSGVEPSSDNIKWFIYLTDWAFFILTLYFVWSTGTAVHRLYLASRDRLNDDVEGPPLPWYYRVQWVLQNVAFCIALIVTVLYWSLVYNPDYGIPVEVDVNMHTLNSVFAIVDLFLGATPIRLLHFYQPVAMGTVYIIFSVIYWKAGGTGFGNNTFIYPILDYGHHPGQAAIVIVLTGLLVIPFTHSIIFGFYKLRKFLAGRCYKHREAGEYETLVTKTEDANEHELAVT, from the exons ATGTCGCGCATCTGTAGTTCTTTGCGCGAAGAGTTGCGCTGTCGCAACTTTCTCATGCACGACTATCCCCGTCCCAGCCATTTCGCAAAGTCGCATTGGGACAAGAAAAAG TTCGCCCAGTACGCCTACGTCATCTACAAGGCCCTCATCTCCATCGACCTCTTCATCTGGTGCGTCTGGTCGGGAGTGGAGCCGAGCAGCGACAACATCAAATGGTTCATCTATTTGACCGACTGGGCGTTTTTCATTCTAACGCTCTACTTCGTCTGGTCGACGGGAACGGCCGTGCATCGTCTCTACCTCGCAAGTCGCGACCGgttgaacgacgacgtcgagggACCGCCCTTGCCGTGGTACTATCGCGTTCAATGGGTTCTGCAGAACGTCGCCTTTTGCATCGCCCTAATTGTCACCGTTCTCTACTGGAGTCTCGTCTACAATCCCGACTACGGGATTcccgtcgaagtcgacgtcaatatGCACACGCTCAATAGCGTCTTTGCAATCGTCGATCTCTTTCTCGGCGCCACGCCCATTCGATTGTTACATTTCTATCAGCCCGTTGCCATGGGAACGGTTTACATAATTTTCTCGGTGATATACTGGAAAGCCGGCGGCACTGGGTTTGGCAACAACACGTTCATTTATCCTATTTTAGACTATGGACACCATCCCGGACAGGCGGCAATCGTTATCGTTCTAACGGGGCTGCTGGTTATTCCCTTTACGCATTCGATAATTTTTGGATTTTACAAGCTTAGAAAATTTCTAGCTGGGAGATGCTATAAACATCGCGAGGCGGGAGAATACGAGACTTTGGTGACGAAGACTGAAGACGCGAACGAGCATGAATTAGCCGTGACttaa
- the LOC136197514 gene encoding protein rolling stone-like, translating into MGKLRDEFRWSAFLCDHPNRFDFVRAKWSLDPFAFSTYKILVAVYCLAWLIASGFHEKNGDAKWFIYVTNWAYTSLTSYFLLSGATALHYAIVVARARPCDVDVDSSTLPWVYRLQWVVQNVAYNSAMCVVVLYWSLVYDPTANDGRVFLDVNLHALNALFVLVDATLVASPVRIFHFVYAILFGVVYAVFTVVYWTVGGTNAVGRPYVYAVLDYGERPRIAAACIVVSVLVGIPTIQLVLYGWFRATECVSAAAPMTTMCNSGSQSDDDGSVQLTALSPL; encoded by the exons ATGGGAAAGCTCCGGGACGAATTTCGCTGGTCAGCCTTTCTTTGCGACCATCCGAATCGCTTCGACTTTGTGCGAGCAAAG TGGTCACTCGATCCGTTCGCCTTCTCGACGTACAAAAtactcgtcgccgtctacTGTCTCGCCTGGCTAATAGCGTCGGGTTTTCACGagaagaacggcgacgccAAGTGGTTTATCTACGTTACGAATTGGGCCTACACGTCTCTAACGAGTTATTTTCTTCTATCGGGCGCCACAGCGCTGCACtacgcgatcgtcgtcgcccgagCGCGCccgtgcgacgtcgacgtcgactcgtcgacgttgccgtgGGTCTATCGACTCCAATGGGTCGTGCAAAACGTCGCCTATAACAGTGCAATGTGCGTCGTTGTTCTCTATTGGTCGCTCGTTTACGATCCCACGGCGAACGATGggcgcgtttttctcgacgtcaatttgcaCGCGCTCAACGCtcttttcgttctcgtcgacgcgactcTGGTCGCAAGTCCCGTacgaatttttcatttcgtgTACGCGATTTTATTTGGGGTCGTGTACGCCGTTTTCACGGTGGTTTATTGGACGGTGGGCGGAACGAATGCCGTCGGTCGGCCCTACGTTTACGCTGTGCTCGACTACGGCGAAAGGCCGAGGATTGCGGCCGCCTGTATCGTCGTTTCTGTGCTCGTTGGAATACCGACTATTCAGTTGGTGCTCTACGGTTGGTTTCGCGCTACTGAGTgcgtttccgccgccgcccccaTGACGACGATGTGTAATAGCGGAAGTCAgtctgacgacgacggcagcgtTCAGTTGACGGCATTATCACCATTATAA
- the LOC136197063 gene encoding glutathione peroxidase 2-like gives MSGVRSFFDLVARSLAGDSVAFSRYKGKVVLVENVATGUGTTTRDFTEMNALMDQYGSSGFTTVAFPCNQFGHQENFKGEEIMRALENVRPGNGYVPKFDMFARCDVNGENAHPVFEFLKEKLPQPSDDSLSLMSNPSLIIWRPVCRNDISWNFEKFLIDSNGEPFRRYSPRFHTKDLGKDIEHLLKNKQ, from the exons ATGTCTGGTGTTAGATCGTTTTTCGACCTCGTTGCTCGCTCTCTGGCCGGCGATTCAGTCGCCTTTTCCCGCTATAAGGGAAAGGTCGTACTGGTGGAGAACGTGGCGACCGGATGAGGCACGACAACGCGCGATTTTACGGAG ATGAACGCTCTTATGGATCAATACGGCTCGAGCGGCTTTACGACGGTCGCCTTTCCCTGCAACCAGTTCGGTCATCAGGAAAATttcaaaggcgaagaaaTCATGCGCGCGTTAGAGAACGTCCGACCCGGAAACGGTTACGTTCCCAAGTTCGACATGTTCGCCCGGTGCGACGTCAACGGCGAAAATGCGCATCCGGTTTTCGAgtttttgaaagagaaactgCCGCAACCGTCGGACGACTCGCTCTCTCTTATGTCCAATCCGAGTCTGATTATATGGAGACCTGTTTGTCGAAACGACATCTCGTGGAACTTTGAGAAGTTTCTCATCGATTCCAACGGGGAGCCATTTCGACGCTACAGCCCCCGATTTCACACCAAGGATCTGGGCAAAGACATTGAGCACCTGCTGAAGAACAAGCAGTAA
- the LOC136197140 gene encoding glutamate receptor ionotropic, kainate 3-like, giving the protein MKLCVSLSPLLLYLLVSLRQTCLGDSMRRFNCNACNFIYRPDDVNQGSHVDYIEQLRFDQRRRGGNAFELCHMSRLKTNSVNASYPTIAIMRTSSDVYTTVSLPLKRNAHEDINFDETRSAGSLRAFAYIAAHQQWNSVALITDGIENNVGRKGFFGLENKINLVVPARPAGKEDVASLAKTIQASEQAAYVACSTSSCYAFFEKILRHMNCRRNFTFVLNEQITEKISLGIVRGTNSLESTTEKIKLVGLRKYYSDWKLLKKLEYYANTVTKCTDLSNRRCELKRAHNLEMLIALYDAIELVELFCRDGDQWGRKLTNQVSLFAKSATVLLNEKSIVHNAYDLLELRSRTSLEKIGEFYDGLINLQPNLTPQRKKRTSTGKPRVQRATKCSPAEIDPKTGRPHFKITTIEEPPFLFLDPNRTSEGPHYGDMTGYIVEMILDLSRRMNFNFTMTLVPDGKYGSIPENETEHVSGMVGQILRCDSDLAASAMSITATRLEYLSFPSAWMDYGLVLYRTKLTPAEPRLLAFLDPFDTWLWVTILGCLIAMAILLAIIQWISPYARRRRPQRHDHGRHGKVKGFGDAIWLLYVTTLQQEPDYVSFISGKILLGGWFLFCLIVVSTYTANLAAFLTLQRIPDTIKTVDDLASQTEIPYGTVSNSAIERFFYKSEVKTYKEMGAYMKNNPSALVETAAEGLKRTLEEDYYFIWDSNVLDFMATRDPCTTETIGKPFDNRGYGMAMPQGMPYLRNFSLAILQMKDDGTMAELRSKWLDFGQCDSSTDSSVIGGDGDRVGIKHLAGVLLVLGVAGVLAFFIALVERWVWPCSRGREVDVVHQNGSAIVGGGGSNVALPMEGRENYAFGEADGVRETDS; this is encoded by the exons ATGAAGCTCTGCGTGTCCTTGTCCCCGTTGCTCCTCTACCTTCTCGTTTCCCTGCGTCAGACTTGCCTGGGAGACTCAATGCGCCGTTTCAACTGCAATGCCTGCAATTTCA TTTATCGGCCCGACGATGTAAACCAAGGGAGCCACGTCGACTACATTGAACAGCTTCGCTTTGATCAACGTCGAAGAGGTGGTAATGCCTTTGAACTCTGCCACATGTCACGATTAAAGACAAATTCAGTAAACG CATCGTATCCCACGATAGCAATAATGCGGACGTCAAGCGACGTCTACACAACTGTTTCTCTACCACTAAAGAGAAATGCTCACGAAGATATTAATTTCGACGAGACACGTAGTGCTGGCTCCCTAAGAGCCTTTGCCTATATCGCTGCTCATCAGCAATGGAATTCTGTTGCTCTGATTACAGATGGAATAGAAAACA ACGTCGGCCGAAAGGGCTTCTTCGGattagaaaataaaatcaacCTGGTTGTACCAGCGAGACCTGCAGGTAAAGAAGACGTGGCTTCACTAGCGAAAACTATTCAGGCGAGCGAACAGGCTGCCTATGTTGCTTGCTCGACCTCATCATGCTACGCGTTTTTCGAGAAG atcCTACGTCACATGAATTGTCGAAGAAATTTCACTTTTGTTCTCAACGAACAAATTACTGAAAAG ATCAGCCTGGGTATAGTGAGAGGGACAAACAGCTTAGAATCTACTACGGAGAAAATAAAACTAGTTGGGCTCCGAAAATATTATTCTGACTGGAAGCTTCTAAAGAAACTAGAGTACTACGCCAACACAGTGACCAAGTGTACGGATCTTTCCAATAGGCGTTGTGAACTAAAGAGAGCACACAATCTG GAAATGCTGATTGCATTATATGACGCCATCGAATTGGTCGAATTGTTTTGTAGGGATGGAGATCAATGGGGACGGAAGTTGACTAATCAG GTTTCTCTCTTTGCTAAATCGGCGACCGTTTTGCtcaacgaaaaatcaattgtGCACAATGCCTACGATTTGCTTGAACTCCGCTCTCGAACATCGCTGGAAAAA ATCGGAGAATTTTACGACGGCCTTATAAACTTACAGCCGAACCTTACtccacaaagaaaaaaaaggacaAGTACCGGTAAGCCTCGAGTTCAAAGGGCGACAAAGTGTTCACCGGCGGAAATTGATCCCAAAACGGGACGCCCCCACTTCAAAATCACGACAATCGAG GAGCCCCCTTTTCTATTCCTGGACCCGAACCGAACGAGCGAGGGCCCCCACTACGGCGACATGACCGGCTACATCGTCGAAATGATACTCGATCTTTCCCGACGCATGAACTTCAACTTCACAATGACGCTCGTCCCTGACGGCAAATACGGCAGCATCCCCGAAAACGAAACCGAACACGTCTCGGGAATGGTCGGACAGATTCTGCGATGC gaTAGTGACTTGGCCGCCTCCGCTATGTCAATCACCGCGACGAGACTGGAGTACCTATCGTTCCCAAGCGCCTGGATGGACTACGGCTTGGTTCTCTATCGAACCAAACTAACACCGGCCGAACCGAGGCTCTTAGCTTTTCTCGACCCATTCGACACGTGGCTCTGGGTCACCATCTTAGGTTGCCTAATCGCCATGGCAATACTCCTCGCCATCATTCAATGGATCAGCCCGTACGCGCGCCGGAGACGCCCACAGCGGCACGATCACGGAAGGCACGGCAAAGTGAAGggattcggcgacgcgataTGGTTGCTCTACGTCACGACGCTGCAACAGGAACCCGACTACGTTTCCTTCATATCGGGTAAAATACTTCTCGGCGGCTGGTTTCTCTTCTgtctcatcgtcgtttcgacgtacACGGCCAATTTGGCGGCGTTTCTCACTCTCCAACGAATACCGGACACCATAAAGACAGTCGACGATTTGGCTAGTCAGACGGAAATTCCCTACGGTACCGTGAGCAATTCGGCTATCGAACGATTCTTCTACAAGTCCGAAGTGAAAACGTACAAAGAAATGGGCGCCTACATGAAAAATAATCCGTCGGCGCTGGTGGAAACGGCGGCCGAAGGGCTCAAACGAACACTTGAGGAGGACTACTATTTCATATGGGATTCGAACGTGCTCGACTTCATGGCAACGCGCGATCCGTGCACGACGGAAACGATCGGAAAGCCGTTCGATAATCGCGGCTACGGGATGGCCATGCCGCAGGGCATGCCCTATTTGAGGAATTTTTCACTCGCTATTTTGCAGATGAAGGACGATGGGACGATGGCTGAGCTGCGCAGTAAGTGGCTCGATTTCGGTCAGTGCGACTCGTCGACCGATTCGTCGGTTATTGGCGGCGATGGGGATCGAGTTGGTATCAAACATTTGGCGGGGGTTTTGCTCGTTTTGGGCGTCGCCGGCGTTTTGGCTTTCTTTATTGCTCTGGTGGAACGATGGGTTTGGCCGTGTTCGCGTGGGCGTGAAGTCGACGTGGTCCATCAGAATGGGAGTGCGATTGTCGGCGGCGGTGGTAGCAATGTCGCCTTGCCGATGGAGGGTCGCGAGAATTACGCTTTTGGTGAAGCGGACGGAGTTAGAGAAACTGACTCGTga
- the LOC136197569 gene encoding ficolin-1-like: MRRLLHFLVFVQCLADASLQTPASVCEEVVCPRGHPGTVGPQGLPGVIGLPGPPGSFGPAGRTGNPGSPGEKGMRGLRGKQGKTGPKGPRGKTGKDGLSGSPGNVGSPGVPGINGTQGSIGPVGPVGPKGQSGLKGSAGPAGSVGPKGDSGHNGSAGQAGPVGPKGESGDKGSAGPAGPAGPAGPAGPAGPAGPKGLTGSMGPRGFTGYRGQKGEKGTVSVDKVKSILEQLLEGSPVHQGSGCDCLCIHKRSPDLSSGVFRITLTGVGSISVYCDMETDGGGWTVFQRRKEGSVDFYRGWTDYENGFGNLRDDYWMGLARLYKLLQFNGENELRVDLKNYAGNSAYAKYSSFFVGSSSSKYRLSVSGYSGTAGDSLTSSNGMQFSTKDQDNDAHVGGHCASARRAGWWFGSCGYSSLNGLFQSGTSGRYINWYHFPRSWASLLFSEMKFRKA, encoded by the exons ATGAGACGTTTACTGCATTTTCTTGTCTTTGTTCAGTGTCTGGCTGATGCATCTTTGCAG ACCCCAGCGTCTGTTTGCGAAGAAGTTGTATGTCCTCGAGGCCATCCAGGAACTGTTGGGCCTCAAGGCTTACCTGGTGTTATAGGACTGCCTGGGCCTCCTGGAAGTTTTGGTCCAGCAGGGCGAACGGGAAATCCT GGTTCTCCTGGAGAAAAAGGCATGAGAGGGCTAAGAGGAAAGCAG GGAAAGACGGGTCCAAAAGGCCCAAGAGGAAAAACAGGAAAAGACGGGCTTTCTGGTAGTCCCGGAAATGTTGGTTCCCCTGGTGTTCCTGGAATTAATGGGACTCAGGGCTCAATTGGTCCTGTGGGTCCAGTGGGTCCTAAAGGTCAGAGTGGGCTCAAAGGTTCAGCAGGCCCGGCGGGTTCCGTGGGCCCTAAAGGTGACAGTGGACACAACGGCTCAGCGGGCCAAGCGGGCCCAGTAGGCCCTAAAGGTGAGAGTGGAGACAAAGGTTCAGCGGGTCCAGCGGGTCCAGCGGGTCCAGCGGGTCCAGCCGGTCCAGCGGGTCCAGCCGGTCCTAAAGGTCTAACAGGTTCAATGGGCCCCAGAGGCTTTACTGGATACAGAGGACAG AAAGGTGAAAAGGGCACTGTCTCAGTAGACAAGGTTAAATCAATTTTGGAGCAACTTCTTGAGG GAAGTCCGGTTCATCAAGGCTCCGGCTGTGACTGCCTTTGTATTCATAAAAGATCTCCTGATCTGTCCAGTGGCGTTTTTAGAATTACCCTTACTGGAGTTGGATCAATTTCTGTGTACTGTGATATGGAAACTGACGGCGGGGGTTGGACAGTCTTTCAACGGCGAAAGGAAGGATCAGTTGATTTTTATCGTGGATGGACCGATTACGAAAACGGATTTGGTAATCTAAGAGATGACTACTGGATGGGCTTGGCTCGGCTATACAAGCTCTTGCAGTTTAATGGAGAAAATGAATTAAGAGTTGATCTAAAAAATTACGCAGGAAACAGCGCGTATGCCAAATACAGCAGCTTTTTTGTGGGAAGTTCAAGTTCCAAGTACAGGCTAAGCGTTAGCGGATACAGTGGAACAGCTGGAGATTCACTTACAAGTTCAAATGGAATGCAGTTCTCTACAAAAGACCAAGACAACGATGCACATGTTGGTGGTCACTGTGCTTCTGCTAGGCGTGCTGGCTGGTGGTTTGGTTCATGCGGTTATTCAAGTCTAAATGGTTTGTTTCAGAGCGGTACTAGTGGGAGGTATATAAATTGGTACCATTTTCCTCGATCATGGGCGTCTTTGTTGTTctctgaaatgaaatttaggAAGGCTTGA